A single region of the Amphiura filiformis chromosome 7, Afil_fr2py, whole genome shotgun sequence genome encodes:
- the LOC140157613 gene encoding uncharacterized protein → MKSSERTDEMKEMRYNMMSTLNYKMRREHNQQRIRCEAHHETLASPLLSSEVSINVKFCPTEVTISDCPPSVVVDGVRTIKLSCRSSTSNPRSTITWYFNDNLQESGHSPKYIASTYSGETTELYFTSRPLTANDVGMQFKCCADITTEHICQSRTCSEVCTPDVNFGEHDEGQQFPIMLIMIVSVCGVVLVVVFILVENNKMPR, encoded by the exons ATGAAGTCATCTGAACGAACTGATGAGATGAAAGAGATGAGGTACAATATGATGAGTACTCTTAACTATAAAATGAGGAGAGAACACAATCAACAACGAATACGGTGTGAAGCACACCATGAAACACTGGCGTCTCCTCTCTTATCCAGTGAGGTCTCCATTAATGTCAAAT TTTGTCCAACAGAAGTAACCATTTCTGATTGTCCACCGTCTGTGGTTGTAGATGGCGTGAGGACAATCAAATTATCTTGCAGATCCTCAACGAGCAATCCACGAAGTACCATAACATG GTATTTTAATGATAACCTACAAGAATCTGGACATTCTCCCAAATATATAGCTTCAACCTACTCTGGGGAAACTACCGAACTGTATTTTACATCTCGTCCGTTGACGGCCAACGATGTAGGGATGCAGTTTAAGTGTTGTGCCGATATTACAACAGAGCACATCTGTCAATCACGTACGTGTAGTGAAGTGTGTACCCCTGATGTTAACT ttggtGAACATGATGAAGGCCAACAGTTTCCTATAATGTTAATAATGATCGTCAGCGTATGTGGAGTTGTACTGGTTGTCGTCTTTATTCTGGTG GAAAATAATAAGATGCCACGGTAA